A window from Gottschalkiaceae bacterium SANA encodes these proteins:
- a CDS encoding response regulator transcription factor, with the protein MIRIMIADDQALLRKSLGQIISTDEEISVVAMASTGREAIDECERLKPDIIMMDIEMPEMDGIAALKIIKEKVPQTKIIILTTFDNKENIIASFLAKADGYITKDIDPQELITTIKCVNYGLTVIHKSVKEIMIEKFEKLESKRKNYADVLNVEEIDMIKLIVDGKSNKNLAQAFNYSEGTVKNKVSRIYEKLNISDRLQLAVYAVENGIE; encoded by the coding sequence ATGATTAGAATAATGATAGCTGATGATCAAGCGTTATTGAGAAAGTCGTTAGGCCAGATAATTAGTACCGATGAAGAGATCAGTGTAGTAGCGATGGCATCTACAGGTAGAGAAGCCATAGACGAGTGCGAAAGACTGAAGCCGGATATAATTATGATGGATATTGAAATGCCTGAGATGGATGGAATTGCAGCTTTAAAAATCATTAAAGAAAAAGTTCCTCAAACGAAAATCATCATTCTAACGACTTTTGATAATAAAGAAAACATTATCGCATCGTTTTTAGCGAAGGCTGATGGCTATATTACCAAAGACATTGATCCTCAGGAACTGATTACAACAATCAAGTGTGTGAATTATGGACTTACGGTTATTCACAAAAGTGTAAAAGAGATCATGATAGAAAAATTTGAAAAATTAGAGAGTAAACGGAAGAATTATGCAGATGTGCTGAATGTCGAAGAAATTGATATGATCAAGTTGATTGTAGATGGCAAGAGCAACAAGAATCTTGCGCAGGCCTTTAATTATTCGGAAGGAACAGTGAAGAACAAGGTGAGTCGTATTTATGAAAAATTGAATATATCAGATCGATTGCAACTGGCCGTTTATGCTGTGGAAAATGGAATCGAATAA
- the ppsA_1 gene encoding phosphoenolpyruvate synthase: protein MNSTVYSFKELVVPKRSQVGGKATNLIKLSTIDSITLPEGFCITTKAYSELFKNNKALDELLTQLSQVKINEIERISEISGLIRDVIVRTSMPEKLTSEIAIHLKKLGEHKAYAVRSSATDEDLPTASFAGQHDTYLNIIGFDQIGKHISKCWASLFTERAIIYRILNGFDHRKVCLAVLVQEMIFPDASGIMFTADPITSNRKVVSIDASFGLGEALVSGLVNADHYKVCGGKITDKEIASKDVGIYAKQDGGTERITVSDDLKNKQTLSDYQILELERVGRKIEAYFSYPQDIEWCILDGLIYILQSRPITTLYPLADTKNEEKRVFISSGHMQMMTAPIKPLGMFFFNSVISEPPSQEIGGRHYIDVTHDLATPFGRMIAMKLLTLIGDTLITNSVLKIVNDKQLIKKLPKGKEKVFNLQNNSGALSIMHHAYKAYKENDPDIVKELINEEQQDIEKMRKELHKLSGDEVFEYIYRDHDNRRLKLATPPKAGVITAAMLATKWFDRKIKKWVGEANAADSIIMSIPNSVTADTGFSLMDVADVVRKYPEVIDYLKDPRDQTFFEDIRKLDGGNLVCDSFNGYLSKYGMRCSGDIDITVPRWSEKPTDLVPMILNNIKNFKPNASALKYEQGKAQSEKRIQEIVSQVEKLPRGKKKAKKIRRMASLIRNYIGYREYPKFSYMKRYLIYKEAMLKEAENLIQSGVLDEVEDIYYLHFDEFRAVVNGKKLDHPLIDKRKKDYEKFEKLTPPRVMTSDGEIITGEYHRDNLPHNALPGLPVSMGIVEGRARIVKNIKDASLSEGDILVAEFTDPSWTPAFVSIKGLVTEVGGLMTHGAVIAREFGLPAVVSVRDATTLIKDGQLIRLNGNEGYIVILSE from the coding sequence ATGAATTCAACGGTATATAGTTTTAAGGAACTAGTCGTGCCAAAGCGTTCTCAAGTAGGAGGCAAAGCAACGAATCTGATTAAATTGTCTACGATTGATAGTATTACTCTTCCAGAAGGTTTCTGCATCACGACCAAGGCTTATAGCGAACTATTTAAAAATAACAAAGCCTTAGACGAACTACTGACTCAACTCTCACAGGTAAAAATAAATGAAATTGAACGGATCAGTGAAATCAGCGGGTTAATACGTGATGTCATCGTTAGAACGAGTATGCCTGAAAAACTTACGAGTGAAATTGCAATCCATCTCAAAAAACTAGGAGAACATAAAGCGTATGCGGTCCGATCTAGCGCTACAGATGAAGACCTACCAACGGCTTCCTTCGCAGGTCAACATGATACGTATTTAAATATAATTGGGTTTGATCAGATTGGAAAACATATAAGCAAATGCTGGGCTTCTCTTTTTACAGAACGAGCGATCATATACCGAATTCTAAATGGTTTCGATCATAGAAAAGTTTGTTTGGCTGTTCTTGTGCAAGAGATGATTTTCCCGGATGCTTCAGGAATTATGTTCACCGCCGACCCGATCACCTCTAATCGCAAAGTCGTGTCAATTGATGCAAGTTTCGGTCTTGGTGAAGCCTTGGTGTCTGGTCTTGTGAATGCGGATCACTACAAAGTATGCGGGGGTAAAATTACCGATAAAGAGATAGCCAGCAAGGACGTGGGAATTTATGCAAAACAAGATGGTGGAACTGAGAGAATTACAGTTAGTGATGACTTAAAAAATAAGCAAACCCTAAGCGATTATCAAATACTCGAACTTGAAAGAGTCGGCAGAAAAATTGAAGCATACTTTTCATATCCACAAGACATAGAGTGGTGTATTTTGGATGGGTTGATATATATTCTTCAGAGCAGACCAATAACCACTTTATATCCGCTAGCTGATACAAAGAATGAGGAAAAAAGAGTTTTTATTTCATCGGGTCATATGCAAATGATGACAGCTCCGATAAAACCACTTGGAATGTTCTTTTTTAATTCGGTTATTAGCGAGCCTCCTTCACAAGAAATTGGAGGAAGACATTACATTGATGTTACCCATGATTTAGCCACGCCATTCGGAAGAATGATTGCAATGAAATTATTGACCCTGATCGGGGATACTCTCATTACAAATTCAGTCTTGAAGATTGTAAATGACAAGCAACTGATAAAAAAACTTCCAAAAGGAAAAGAAAAAGTTTTTAATCTACAAAACAATAGTGGAGCATTATCAATTATGCATCATGCTTATAAAGCGTATAAAGAAAATGATCCTGATATAGTCAAAGAACTAATCAATGAAGAGCAACAAGATATTGAAAAGATGCGAAAGGAACTTCACAAATTATCAGGAGATGAAGTGTTTGAGTATATTTATAGAGATCACGATAATAGAAGATTAAAATTGGCGACTCCTCCGAAAGCTGGTGTGATTACAGCTGCGATGTTAGCTACAAAATGGTTTGATAGAAAGATCAAGAAGTGGGTTGGAGAGGCAAATGCAGCGGATTCCATTATTATGTCGATCCCCAATAGTGTTACAGCGGATACTGGTTTTTCTCTTATGGATGTAGCCGATGTTGTAAGAAAGTATCCAGAAGTAATTGATTACCTGAAGGATCCAAGGGATCAAACGTTTTTTGAGGATATCAGAAAGCTTGATGGTGGTAATCTTGTATGTGACTCATTCAATGGATACTTATCTAAATATGGTATGCGTTGTTCCGGAGATATTGATATAACAGTTCCTAGGTGGAGCGAAAAACCGACTGATTTAGTTCCTATGATTCTAAACAATATTAAAAACTTCAAACCCAACGCTTCTGCGCTTAAATATGAACAAGGGAAAGCTCAATCTGAAAAAAGAATACAAGAAATAGTAAGTCAAGTAGAGAAGTTGCCTCGGGGTAAGAAAAAAGCCAAAAAGATAAGGCGAATGGCTAGCTTGATTCGTAATTATATAGGCTATCGTGAATATCCTAAGTTTTCTTACATGAAAAGGTACTTGATCTATAAAGAAGCAATGCTAAAGGAAGCTGAAAATCTGATTCAAAGTGGCGTTCTTGATGAGGTAGAAGATATTTACTATCTACACTTCGACGAATTTAGAGCAGTTGTTAATGGGAAAAAACTCGACCATCCGTTAATTGATAAAAGGAAAAAAGACTATGAAAAATTTGAAAAACTAACCCCTCCAAGAGTGATGACATCGGATGGTGAAATCATCACAGGCGAGTACCATCGGGATAACCTTCCTCATAATGCTTTGCCAGGTTTGCCTGTTTCTATGGGTATAGTCGAAGGTCGAGCTCGTATTGTAAAAAATATAAAAGACGCATCTCTTTCAGAAGGTGATATTCTTGTAGCTGAATTCACAGATCCTAGCTGGACACCAGCTTTTGTATCAATCAAAGGATTAGTTACAGAAGTCGGTGGACTGATGACTCATGGTGCCGTCATTGCTCGTGAATTCGGTCTGCCAGCAGTGGTAAGTGTAAGAGATGCAACGACATTAATTAAAGATGGCCAACTAATCCGGCTTAATGGTAACGAAGGGTATATTGTAATTCTCTCTGAATAA